The following coding sequences lie in one Deltaproteobacteria bacterium genomic window:
- a CDS encoding sigma-70 family RNA polymerase sigma factor: MSDTNDEADGVDRDLLTRWRAGDKAAGNQLFGRHYTALLRFFRNKTDRGIEDLIQETMLACVQGRDRLRDDGTFRAYLFGAARFVLFGFVRRKRTDLDADEMSLAAIGPGVSTGYAKHAEQQLLLQALRRLPLNDQMILELYYWEGFSAPELADALDIPLGTVAGRIRRGTERLRTEVETLASSPELMTSTITHMGGWLEKLGGREAKLG, encoded by the coding sequence GTGAGTGACACCAACGACGAGGCCGACGGAGTCGACCGCGACCTGCTCACCCGCTGGCGGGCGGGTGACAAGGCCGCCGGCAACCAGCTCTTCGGGCGCCACTACACCGCGCTGCTCCGCTTCTTCCGCAACAAGACCGATCGCGGCATCGAGGATCTGATCCAGGAGACGATGCTCGCGTGCGTCCAGGGCCGCGATCGCCTGCGCGACGACGGCACCTTCCGCGCATACCTGTTTGGCGCCGCGCGCTTCGTGCTGTTCGGCTTCGTGCGACGCAAGCGAACCGATCTCGACGCCGACGAGATGTCGCTCGCCGCGATCGGCCCCGGCGTCAGCACCGGCTATGCCAAGCACGCCGAGCAACAGCTGCTCCTGCAGGCGCTGCGTCGGCTGCCGCTCAACGATCAGATGATCCTCGAGCTCTACTACTGGGAGGGCTTCAGCGCGCCCGAGCTCGCCGACGCCCTCGACATCCCGCTCGGCACCGTCGCCGGCCGGATCCGCCGCGGCACCGAGCGCCTGCGCACCGAGGTCGAGACCCTGGCGTCGTCGCCGGAGCTGATGACCTCGACGATCACCCACATGGGTGGTTGGCTCGAGAAGCTCGGCGGTCGCGAGGCCAAGCTCGGCTGA
- a CDS encoding alpha/beta fold hydrolase, protein MRRISIAVLAAPLLGACAGSPVESAGGDSTSGTVEDSTGVPATTTSTGDDDHAEASTAADGDGSGSADAPDLGTPALGAPYPVVLVHGFFGFDELAGLEAATYFNGVVPRLALDGELEIYTPALDPFNDSTVRGMQLLEHVEAIVASTGRAKVNLVGHSQGGLDARVVAHLRPDLVASVTTIATPHLGTPIADLVLDGGGPGGQALADELAQLLGGVLWSELDGNSSVAVALAQLGSEGIATFNATYTDAPGVPYRSIGGRSSLAGVDDDCEAADVPDYIAAFEDARDPVDPALAIAAGILSADLLDPIANDGLVRAIDAHWGEFRGCIPADHLDEVGQLFGDGPGLGNPWQHLEFYAALVAELRDDGF, encoded by the coding sequence ATGCGACGGATCTCGATCGCCGTGCTCGCGGCCCCGCTCCTCGGTGCGTGTGCGGGCTCGCCGGTGGAGTCGGCGGGCGGGGACTCCACCAGCGGCACAGTCGAGGACTCCACGGGCGTGCCCGCCACGACGACGAGCACGGGCGACGACGACCACGCGGAGGCCAGCACCGCTGCCGACGGCGACGGCAGCGGCAGCGCCGACGCGCCCGATCTCGGCACGCCCGCCCTCGGTGCGCCCTACCCCGTCGTGTTGGTGCACGGCTTCTTCGGCTTCGACGAGCTCGCCGGCCTCGAGGCCGCGACGTACTTCAACGGCGTGGTGCCGCGGCTCGCCCTCGATGGTGAGCTCGAGATCTACACGCCCGCGCTCGACCCTTTCAACGACTCGACCGTGCGCGGGATGCAGCTGCTCGAGCACGTCGAGGCCATCGTCGCGAGCACCGGACGCGCCAAGGTCAACCTCGTCGGTCACTCGCAGGGCGGCCTCGATGCACGGGTGGTCGCTCACCTGCGCCCCGACCTCGTGGCCTCGGTGACGACCATCGCGACGCCGCACTTGGGCACGCCGATCGCCGACCTCGTGCTCGACGGCGGCGGCCCGGGCGGCCAGGCGCTGGCCGACGAGCTCGCGCAGCTGCTCGGCGGCGTGTTGTGGTCGGAGCTCGACGGCAACAGCTCGGTCGCGGTCGCACTGGCGCAGCTCGGCAGCGAGGGCATCGCGACCTTCAACGCGACCTACACCGACGCGCCGGGTGTGCCGTACCGTTCGATCGGCGGCCGCTCGTCGCTCGCCGGCGTCGACGACGACTGCGAGGCCGCCGACGTGCCGGACTACATCGCGGCGTTCGAGGATGCCCGCGATCCGGTCGACCCGGCGCTCGCGATCGCGGCCGGCATCCTCAGCGCCGACCTCCTCGATCCGATCGCCAACGACGGCCTGGTGCGCGCGATCGATGCCCACTGGGGCGAGTTCCGCGGCTGCATCCCCGCCGATCACCTCGACGAGGTCGGCCAGCTGTTCGGCGATGGCCCCGGCCTGGGCAATCCCTGGCAGCACCTCGAGTTCTACGCCGCGTTGGTGGCCGAGCTGCGCGACGACGGGTTTTGA
- a CDS encoding polyhydroxyalkanoic acid system family protein has translation MKYVAKHGLSDRARARAVVEKAYEAYKVKLADHNPSLTWKSENAAVLGFTVLGKTINADIEVGPEELRVEGDMPFLFRPFQGKVEKVLGEEIEKWIAKAKAGEI, from the coding sequence ATGAAGTACGTTGCAAAGCACGGTTTGTCGGATCGCGCGCGCGCCCGCGCCGTGGTCGAGAAGGCCTACGAGGCCTACAAGGTCAAGCTCGCCGACCACAACCCCTCGCTCACGTGGAAGTCGGAGAACGCAGCCGTGCTGGGCTTCACCGTGCTCGGCAAGACCATCAACGCCGACATCGAGGTCGGCCCCGAGGAACTCCGCGTCGAGGGCGACATGCCGTTCTTGTTCCGGCCGTTCCAGGGCAAGGTCGAGAAGGTCCTGGGCGAAGAGATCGAGAAGTGGATCGCCAAGGCCAAGGCCGGCGAGATCTAG
- a CDS encoding spermidine synthase — translation MDMPAPGSSHAAPHPLGISRFRSLFLLFFLSGISGLIYESIWSRYIKQIVGSAATAQILVLSLFMGGMSLGALLSGRFVARTRSPVVVYGIIEGLIGVYALAFPHLQELTARFAYDTLFPALGGGSSVELAKWSLAGLLILPPCVLLGTTFPLMSVGILRREPNRSGEILSMLYFTNSLGASFGALFSGFVLVARIGLPGALMVAAALNLLIMLIAMRDRTPTTAIASRPESEAGVASRGKVTLYLAVAFGTGLSSFMYEIGWIRLLSTVLGAATHSFEIMLSVFIMGLALGGLWVRKRMDRFKRPEMALAVVQMIMGLSAIATLPLYRLGVLGMGGLLSEYWMNLTAGGERTEGLWLQFNLLKYLICAIMMLPAAFCAGMTLPLLTHVMLKRGQPEGVVGKVYGSNTLGAITGATFAGLVFMPIIGLKGVLILGALVDMLLGLMLIRTEILSGDAPSNAGKILRNAAIGTVAVVCSALMFIHIDPTVLTSTVFRNGRIRLPSSYEVLSYVDGRTASVTVVATDVQAGHHVIYTNGKPDASVVLDRWPSDRPKDLGPAIAGDEPNQFLVGLLPLMTRPDSVHGALIGFGSGVTCHTLLSSPHLERLDTVEIEPEMVRGSMYFKPVNYRAYDDPRSHIHFDDAKAYFAWAGDKYDFIISEPTNPWVSGVSSLFTVEFYQEAKRYLKPGGVLAQWIQGYESSNALMTGVLAALDSEFEDYLIARIGSSDWVIIASPDAKIGQLDPEPLSWPDAQEAFELLGIHDIGQLDGLITANREMLHPYLVDKVPNRDSHPLLDTGAEKARFLKGRAEFLHSLRWTPAPVLEVLGHIPRRPYPLGGIGDYREPHILFENEEAALLMRRYEDPNARVAEELSAAEMSSWRESNNAVLVTAQPDWNGWLGATYEVYAAVASHFDLAEMPWWREVLRVAARDDAPPEVKDGIALLDALVRVDGPRIATALEATERYGDDYEIPRGLQAIAGVIALELNGADMATREAWATRKMAPVHSDNNDDEVAFRVIQAYLLRR, via the coding sequence ATGGACATGCCCGCCCCGGGATCCTCTCACGCGGCCCCCCATCCGCTCGGCATCAGCCGCTTCCGCTCGCTGTTCCTGCTGTTCTTCCTGTCTGGCATCAGCGGGTTGATCTACGAGTCGATCTGGTCGCGCTACATCAAGCAGATCGTCGGCAGCGCCGCGACGGCGCAGATCCTCGTGCTCAGCCTCTTCATGGGCGGGATGTCGCTGGGCGCGCTGCTGTCGGGTCGCTTCGTCGCGCGCACGCGCTCGCCGGTGGTGGTGTACGGCATCATCGAGGGCCTCATCGGCGTCTACGCGCTGGCGTTCCCGCACCTGCAGGAGCTCACGGCGCGCTTCGCCTACGACACGCTGTTCCCCGCGCTCGGCGGCGGCAGCTCGGTCGAGCTGGCGAAGTGGTCGCTGGCGGGCCTGCTCATCTTGCCGCCGTGCGTGCTGCTGGGCACCACGTTCCCGCTGATGAGCGTCGGCATCCTGCGGCGTGAGCCCAACCGCTCGGGCGAGATCCTGAGCATGCTGTACTTCACCAACAGCCTCGGCGCCTCGTTCGGCGCCCTCTTCTCCGGCTTCGTGCTGGTCGCGCGCATCGGCCTGCCCGGCGCGCTGATGGTGGCGGCGGCGCTCAACCTGCTCATCATGCTGATCGCGATGCGCGACCGTACGCCGACCACGGCGATCGCGTCGCGCCCCGAGAGCGAGGCCGGCGTCGCGAGCCGCGGCAAGGTCACGCTCTACCTCGCGGTTGCGTTCGGCACCGGGCTGTCGTCGTTCATGTACGAGATCGGCTGGATCCGACTGCTCTCGACCGTGCTGGGTGCCGCGACCCACTCGTTCGAAATCATGCTCTCGGTGTTCATCATGGGCCTGGCGCTGGGCGGCCTGTGGGTCCGCAAGCGGATGGATCGCTTCAAGCGCCCCGAGATGGCGCTGGCGGTCGTGCAGATGATCATGGGCCTGTCGGCGATCGCGACCCTGCCGCTGTACCGGCTCGGCGTGCTCGGCATGGGCGGGCTGCTGTCGGAGTACTGGATGAACCTGACCGCGGGCGGCGAGCGCACCGAGGGCCTGTGGCTGCAGTTCAACCTGCTCAAGTACCTCATCTGCGCGATCATGATGCTGCCGGCGGCGTTCTGCGCGGGCATGACGCTGCCGCTGCTCACCCACGTGATGCTCAAGCGCGGCCAGCCCGAGGGCGTGGTCGGCAAGGTCTACGGCAGCAACACCCTGGGAGCGATCACCGGGGCCACGTTCGCGGGCCTGGTGTTCATGCCGATCATCGGCTTGAAGGGCGTGCTCATCCTCGGCGCGCTGGTCGACATGCTGCTGGGCCTCATGCTCATCCGCACCGAGATCCTGAGCGGTGACGCGCCGAGCAACGCCGGCAAGATCCTGCGCAACGCGGCCATCGGTACCGTCGCGGTGGTGTGCTCGGCGTTGATGTTCATCCACATCGATCCCACCGTGTTGACCTCGACGGTGTTCCGCAACGGCCGCATCCGCCTGCCGTCGAGCTACGAGGTGCTGTCCTACGTCGACGGCCGCACCGCCAGCGTCACGGTGGTCGCGACCGACGTGCAGGCCGGCCACCACGTCATCTACACCAACGGCAAGCCCGACGCGTCGGTGGTGCTCGACCGCTGGCCGTCGGACCGCCCCAAGGACCTCGGCCCCGCCATCGCCGGCGACGAGCCCAACCAGTTCCTCGTGGGCCTGTTGCCGCTGATGACCCGGCCGGACTCGGTGCACGGCGCGCTCATCGGCTTCGGCTCGGGCGTCACCTGCCACACGTTGCTGTCGTCGCCCCACCTCGAGCGTCTCGACACCGTCGAGATCGAGCCCGAGATGGTGCGCGGCTCGATGTACTTCAAGCCGGTCAACTACCGCGCCTACGACGACCCGCGCAGCCACATCCACTTCGACGACGCCAAGGCCTACTTCGCGTGGGCCGGCGACAAGTACGACTTCATCATCAGCGAGCCGACCAACCCGTGGGTCTCGGGCGTTTCGAGCCTCTTCACCGTCGAGTTCTACCAGGAGGCCAAGCGCTACCTGAAGCCCGGTGGCGTGCTGGCGCAGTGGATCCAGGGCTACGAGTCGTCGAACGCGCTCATGACCGGGGTGCTCGCCGCGCTCGACAGCGAGTTCGAGGACTACCTCATCGCGCGCATCGGCTCGTCGGACTGGGTCATCATCGCCTCGCCCGACGCCAAGATCGGCCAGCTCGATCCCGAGCCGCTGTCGTGGCCCGACGCGCAGGAGGCCTTCGAGCTGCTCGGCATCCACGACATCGGTCAGCTCGACGGGCTCATCACCGCCAACCGCGAGATGCTGCACCCGTACCTGGTCGACAAGGTGCCCAACCGCGACAGCCACCCGCTGCTCGACACCGGCGCCGAGAAGGCGCGCTTCCTCAAGGGCCGCGCCGAGTTCCTGCACAGCCTGCGCTGGACGCCGGCGCCGGTGCTCGAGGTGCTCGGCCACATCCCGCGACGGCCGTACCCGCTGGGCGGCATCGGTGACTACCGCGAGCCGCACATCCTGTTCGAGAACGAAGAAGCTGCGCTGCTGATGCGCCGCTACGAAGACCCCAACGCGCGCGTCGCCGAGGAGCTCTCGGCGGCGGAGATGTCGAGCTGGCGCGAGTCGAACAACGCCGTGCTGGTCACCGCGCAGCCCGACTGGAACGGGTGGCTGGGCGCGACCTACGAGGTCTACGCCGCGGTCGCCTCACACTTCGACCTGGCAGAGATGCCGTGGTGGCGCGAGGTCCTGCGGGTCGCCGCGCGCGACGACGCACCGCCGGAGGTCAAGGACGGCATCGCCCTGCTCGACGCGCTCGTACGCGTCGACGGCCCGCGCATCGCCACCGCGCTCGAGGCCACCGAGCGCTACGGCGACGACTATGAGATCCCGCGCGGCCTGCAGGCCATCGCCGGCGTGATCGCGCTGGAACTGAACGGTGCCGACATGGCCACGCGCGAGGCGTGGGCCACCCGCAAGATGGCGCCGGTGCACAGCGACAACAACGACGACGAGGTCGCGTTCCGCGTGATCCAGGCCTACCTGCTGCGACGGTGA
- a CDS encoding alpha/beta hydrolase, whose protein sequence is MPHLARWFFVPWLCGCAEGFDLVPPTVDEDRSLPALEWNGSRFHVVREGADDGTPIVFLAGGPGNDASYLRRLDTTCDGRWLGEDHPLVFWDQRGCGLSRRHRDDLLEMEVFREDLDGLVDLLDPAREGVILVGHSWGGMFATDYTDRHPERVRGLVLLEPGELTQELLDDNPTPSIVTPASEWVNDFGWGQELVTLDDHARLDFYALLAAKDAQAYRVNREEAPSVRLGGAVIRQSFLGNFYPPDYDFTRNLDRFTTEVLVIAGDTPTSDLGAALQRRQLPFFVAATLEVFTGDGHTDVVWADGCRAAGSIADYLARIEDDR, encoded by the coding sequence GTGCCTCACCTTGCCCGATGGTTCTTCGTACCGTGGCTCTGCGGCTGCGCCGAGGGCTTCGATCTCGTTCCGCCGACGGTGGACGAGGACCGCAGCTTGCCGGCGCTCGAATGGAACGGCTCGCGGTTCCATGTCGTGCGCGAGGGCGCCGACGACGGCACCCCGATCGTGTTCCTCGCCGGCGGGCCCGGCAACGACGCGTCGTATCTACGTCGGCTGGACACGACCTGCGACGGTCGATGGCTGGGCGAAGATCACCCGCTGGTGTTCTGGGACCAGCGCGGCTGCGGGCTTTCGCGACGGCACCGCGACGACCTGCTCGAGATGGAGGTGTTCCGCGAGGACCTCGACGGCCTGGTCGACCTGCTCGACCCCGCGCGCGAGGGCGTCATCCTCGTCGGTCACTCGTGGGGTGGCATGTTCGCGACCGACTACACCGATCGCCACCCCGAGCGCGTGCGCGGGCTCGTGCTGCTCGAGCCTGGCGAGCTCACGCAGGAGCTACTCGACGACAACCCGACCCCCAGCATCGTGACGCCCGCCTCGGAGTGGGTGAACGACTTCGGCTGGGGGCAGGAGCTGGTCACGCTCGACGACCACGCGCGGCTCGACTTCTACGCGTTGCTGGCTGCAAAGGATGCGCAGGCCTACCGCGTCAACCGTGAAGAGGCACCGAGCGTGCGGCTCGGCGGCGCGGTGATCCGTCAGTCGTTCCTCGGCAACTTCTACCCGCCCGACTACGACTTCACCCGCAACCTCGACCGCTTCACCACGGAGGTGCTCGTGATCGCCGGCGACACCCCCACCAGCGATCTCGGCGCCGCGCTGCAGCGTCGGCAGTTGCCATTCTTCGTCGCCGCCACACTCGAGGTCTTCACGGGCGACGGGCACACGGATGTGGTGTGGGCCGATGGCTGCCGCGCGGCGGGCTCGATCGCCGACTACCTCGCACGCATCGAGGACGACCGATGA
- a CDS encoding MBOAT family protein yields MQFNSLSYVLLLVTTLVAFFALGPRARTWLLIAASLVFYAAWSIPFTGLIVLSAMIDYTASLGIHAARTPGRRKAYLLLSLLSNLGLLGYFKYANFFLENIHAVFGDGVLGDGLSIVLPPGISFYTFQTMSYTIDVYRREITPTRSFSRLFLFVTFFPQLVAGPIERAGHLLTQFECVVRARFRVENLVVGTRMIIWGLAKKVLLADACAGLVDPVYAAPSHYDGWVLLVATYAFTLQIYFDFTAYSEIARGSARLFGVDLMRNFDQPYLVTNISEFWRRWHISLSTWIRDYVYLPLGGNRGSRPRVLFNLVLTMFLSGLWHGAAWTFVFWGLYHGVLLLFDVLLRRTPSAAAVRRRWPQATAALGWFLTFHLVVIGWVMFRAATMGDALAVLQGIGSGIGASLLAGAGPSALQLAFFTALAGLLWMARVERHHHLLARIDADAGASVVFYGGLVALMSLLGAGEGPAFIYFQF; encoded by the coding sequence GTGCAGTTCAACTCGCTGTCGTATGTGCTGCTGTTGGTCACCACGCTGGTGGCCTTCTTCGCGTTGGGCCCGCGGGCCCGCACCTGGCTGCTGATCGCCGCGAGCCTGGTGTTCTACGCCGCGTGGAGCATCCCGTTCACGGGGCTCATCGTGCTGTCGGCGATGATCGACTACACCGCGTCGCTGGGCATCCATGCCGCGCGCACGCCGGGGCGTCGCAAGGCCTATCTGCTGCTCAGCCTGCTGTCGAACCTGGGCCTGCTGGGCTACTTCAAGTACGCCAACTTCTTCCTCGAGAACATCCACGCGGTGTTCGGCGACGGCGTGCTCGGTGACGGCCTGTCGATCGTGCTGCCGCCGGGCATCAGCTTCTACACCTTCCAGACCATGAGCTACACGATCGACGTGTATCGGCGCGAGATCACGCCGACGCGATCGTTCTCGCGGCTGTTCCTGTTCGTCACGTTCTTCCCGCAGCTGGTTGCCGGTCCCATCGAGCGCGCCGGTCACCTGCTCACGCAGTTCGAGTGCGTGGTGCGGGCGCGCTTCCGGGTCGAGAACCTGGTGGTCGGCACCCGCATGATCATCTGGGGCCTCGCCAAGAAGGTGCTCCTCGCCGATGCCTGTGCCGGCCTGGTCGATCCGGTCTACGCGGCGCCGTCGCACTACGACGGCTGGGTGCTGCTGGTCGCGACCTACGCGTTCACGCTGCAGATCTACTTCGACTTCACCGCCTACTCGGAGATCGCCCGTGGCTCGGCGCGCCTGTTCGGCGTCGACCTCATGCGCAACTTCGATCAGCCGTACCTGGTCACCAACATCAGCGAGTTCTGGCGACGCTGGCACATCTCGCTGTCGACGTGGATCCGCGACTACGTCTACCTGCCGCTGGGCGGCAATCGAGGCAGCCGTCCGCGGGTGTTGTTCAACCTCGTGCTCACGATGTTCCTGTCGGGACTGTGGCACGGCGCGGCGTGGACCTTCGTGTTCTGGGGGCTCTACCACGGCGTGCTGCTGCTGTTCGACGTGCTGCTGCGTCGCACGCCGAGCGCTGCGGCGGTGCGCAGGCGCTGGCCGCAGGCCACCGCGGCGTTGGGGTGGTTCCTGACCTTCCACCTCGTCGTCATCGGCTGGGTGATGTTCCGCGCCGCGACCATGGGCGACGCGCTCGCGGTTCTGCAGGGCATCGGCTCGGGCATCGGTGCCAGCCTGCTCGCGGGTGCCGGGCCGAGCGCGTTGCAGCTGGCCTTCTTCACCGCGCTCGCGGGCTTGCTGTGGATGGCGCGGGTCGAGCGTCACCACCACCTGCTCGCGCGCATCGACGCCGACGCCGGCGCCTCGGTGGTCTTCTACGGCGGCCTGGTCGCGCTCATGTCGCTGCTCGGCGCCGGCGAGGGGCCCGCGTTCATCTACTTCCAGTTCTAG
- a CDS encoding exo-alpha-sialidase → MITRASIVTASLLLACGGGQPAGSSTTVASASSSSGATGGEASTANDGSGEPSSTGAVTSTDDSTGATTRPDGWSWRFEDGELGTAVPTAPDAIVDDSGNALHGTATGELRYVAGLHPDARAIAFGGDGGYLALEPAAAAADLDDGEPMQLALTFRTDHHGRDGLEGAGTLVARGGIDGDGPWWIGIVDGHLRARVGEGAAAVEAEGAREVADGVWHRAVVGIDRDTGELVIGLDGTDVLRAPAGLGAVVGDASVRVGLDTAGAAPWIGELDEIAFTRETPWPGVAGPHRDHTTVFETNTIPAPGGGHYFAARIPAVVVTPSGRLLAFAEGRVHNTCDIGNIDIVLAHSDDGGATWSDAETIVDPGAARVANPVPVVDAITSRVVLITMTQQLGAGCSPEASNCSCEGTGAAIIEARFSDDEGESWGEPLDITDSVIDPAGNSTLIGPSHGIQLRDGALLVPAMHRRTGDGKRGGHLLRSDDSGQSWSIFASETQSPVNVNESTAAELADGRVLVNTRHQLGAPDVTPSEVAAGLRGIATVGDDGSWLTDPPYQRVPVLRGPVVHGTVLAWPGSSRPGDARRLFFSLPAGEHGSNQGRRHDLRVWVSHDDGETWVDGVRVDGMWAAYSDLVAIDESHLGVLYEAGADANGFYRRVEFLRAAVHTLDEPTLAAWSFEGVADGNIDDVDDRGPLGLTLAATGDVVAVRGRDSTTAARFDGDARLCRSESSLHSALDLGARDGFAIEVVFRTEAHGSGGATAAGTLISKTRTGTEPAWWLRIEDGHVRFLATACNAATINCGVLDGECDALPSCDNVGLTATTAVSDGAWHRVVLVRDVANEAMRMQVDDEVVDAAWRAEGVVKNDEAVCLGAFADGARGFDGDLDLVRIRSRE, encoded by the coding sequence ATGATCACGCGTGCATCGATCGTGACCGCGTCGCTGTTGCTCGCGTGCGGTGGTGGCCAGCCCGCGGGTTCGAGCACGACGGTCGCGAGCGCCTCGTCGTCGTCGGGCGCGACCGGGGGCGAGGCAAGCACGGCCAACGACGGCAGCGGGGAGCCCAGCTCCACCGGCGCGGTCACGTCGACCGACGACAGCACCGGCGCGACCACGCGACCGGACGGCTGGTCGTGGCGCTTCGAAGACGGCGAGCTCGGCACGGCGGTACCGACCGCACCCGATGCGATCGTCGACGACAGCGGCAACGCGCTGCACGGCACCGCCACCGGCGAGCTGCGCTACGTCGCGGGCCTGCACCCCGACGCGCGCGCGATCGCCTTCGGCGGCGACGGTGGCTACCTCGCGCTCGAGCCGGCCGCCGCAGCTGCGGATCTCGACGATGGCGAGCCGATGCAGCTGGCGCTCACGTTCCGCACCGATCACCACGGACGCGACGGCCTCGAGGGCGCGGGCACCCTCGTCGCGCGTGGGGGCATCGACGGCGACGGTCCGTGGTGGATCGGCATCGTCGACGGCCACCTGCGCGCGCGCGTGGGTGAGGGCGCCGCGGCGGTCGAGGCCGAGGGTGCACGCGAGGTCGCCGACGGCGTGTGGCACCGCGCGGTGGTCGGGATCGATCGCGACACCGGCGAGCTGGTGATCGGCCTCGACGGCACCGACGTGCTGCGGGCACCGGCGGGCCTCGGCGCGGTGGTCGGCGACGCGTCGGTTCGGGTCGGCCTCGATACCGCCGGCGCGGCGCCGTGGATCGGCGAGCTCGACGAGATCGCGTTCACCCGCGAGACCCCGTGGCCGGGCGTTGCCGGGCCGCACCGGGATCACACGACCGTGTTCGAGACCAACACCATCCCTGCGCCCGGCGGCGGCCACTACTTCGCCGCGCGGATCCCCGCCGTGGTGGTCACACCGAGCGGACGCTTGCTCGCCTTCGCCGAGGGCCGCGTCCACAACACCTGCGACATCGGCAACATCGACATCGTGCTGGCGCATAGCGACGACGGCGGCGCGACCTGGTCGGACGCCGAGACCATCGTCGACCCCGGTGCCGCCCGCGTCGCCAACCCGGTCCCGGTGGTCGACGCGATCACGAGCCGCGTGGTGCTCATCACCATGACGCAGCAGCTCGGCGCGGGCTGCTCGCCCGAGGCGAGCAACTGCAGCTGCGAAGGAACCGGCGCCGCCATCATCGAGGCCCGCTTCAGCGACGACGAGGGCGAGAGCTGGGGCGAGCCGCTCGACATCACCGACAGCGTGATCGACCCGGCGGGCAACAGCACCCTCATCGGCCCCTCCCACGGCATCCAGCTCCGCGACGGCGCGCTGTTGGTGCCGGCGATGCACCGCCGCACCGGCGACGGCAAGCGCGGGGGTCACCTGTTGCGCTCCGACGACAGCGGGCAGAGCTGGTCGATCTTCGCGAGCGAGACGCAGAGCCCGGTCAACGTCAACGAGAGCACGGCCGCCGAGCTCGCCGATGGTCGCGTGCTGGTCAACACACGCCATCAGCTCGGCGCGCCCGATGTCACGCCCAGCGAGGTCGCCGCGGGTCTGCGGGGCATCGCGACGGTGGGCGATGACGGCAGCTGGCTGACCGACCCGCCCTACCAGCGCGTGCCGGTGCTGCGCGGTCCGGTCGTGCACGGCACCGTGCTGGCGTGGCCGGGCTCGTCGCGGCCGGGCGACGCGCGGCGGTTGTTCTTCTCGTTGCCCGCCGGCGAGCACGGCAGCAACCAGGGCCGTCGCCACGATCTGCGGGTGTGGGTCAGCCACGACGACGGCGAGACGTGGGTCGACGGCGTGCGCGTCGACGGCATGTGGGCGGCGTACTCGGACCTCGTGGCGATCGACGAGAGCCACCTGGGCGTGCTGTACGAAGCCGGCGCCGACGCGAACGGGTTCTATCGTCGCGTCGAGTTCTTGCGCGCCGCGGTCCACACCCTCGACGAGCCGACCCTCGCCGCGTGGAGCTTCGAGGGCGTCGCCGACGGGAACATCGACGATGTCGACGACCGCGGGCCGCTCGGCCTCACGCTCGCCGCCACCGGTGACGTCGTCGCGGTTCGCGGTCGCGACTCGACCACGGCCGCACGCTTCGACGGCGACGCACGGCTGTGCCGCAGCGAGTCGTCGCTGCACTCGGCGCTCGACCTCGGCGCCCGCGACGGCTTCGCGATCGAGGTCGTGTTCCGCACGGAGGCGCACGGCAGCGGTGGCGCCACGGCGGCCGGCACGTTGATCTCGAAGACCCGCACCGGCACCGAGCCGGCGTGGTGGCTGCGGATCGAAGACGGCCACGTGCGGTTCCTGGCCACCGCGTGCAACGCCGCGACCATCAACTGCGGCGTGCTCGACGGCGAGTGTGACGCCCTGCCCAGCTGCGACAACGTCGGGCTCACCGCGACCACCGCCGTGAGCGACGGCGCCTGGCACCGCGTGGTGCTGGTGCGCGACGTCGCGAACGAGGCGATGCGCATGCAGGTCGACGACGAGGTCGTCGACGCCGCGTGGCGGGCCGAAGGCGTGGTGAAGAACGACGAGGCCGTGTGTCTCGGCGCGTTCGCCGACGGTGCGCGTGGTTTCGACGGCGACCTCGATCTGGTGCGGATCCGGTCGCGGGAGTGA